A portion of the Enterobacter sp. SA187 genome contains these proteins:
- a CDS encoding TonB-dependent receptor: MTMNSTAPLHKTLLALAIGAVTHTATAETQPPAATEDTIVVQAAGSDFTAGGDQLVPAYLDGQVAHGGRLGMLGEQNAMDVPFNVIGYTAKAVQDQQAKTIADVVSNDAGVQAVQGYGNFAETYRIRGFKLDGDDMTMGGLPGIVPRQVVDTQMLERVEIFKGANGLLNGAAASGVGGMINLEPKHAEDTPVTRVGVDYASQAQIGGSLDLGRRFGDDNQFGARVNLLHREGEGAVDDDHRRTTLAAIGLDYRGERLRTSLDVGYQKKTFHGSNVGIKISKVDFIPDLPDPTHNYSQQWGYSDIENEFGMARAEFDVTDAWTAYTAFGGQHAHETGLYSSPEIINKQGDAWIGRLDTNRISDSFSGMAGLRGQFDTGVVSHKVNAGYSALTKKDNTAWRSTAEANRPLINIYDTDSVSRPGYNSVGGNYFDPLTTSRNRTQGWLFSDTLGVLDDRLQLTVAARHQKVVVRNYSNATGAETLTARYTESRWMPTYGVVYKPWEQVSLYANHTESLQPGSNAPKDAANAFESVGIIHAKQNEVGVKVDYGRVGGTLALFEIKKPSAILDSATKRYGLDGEQRNRGVELNVFGEPVLGLRLNGSTTWIDPEMTRTKDGINDGKDAIGVPNFFMVVGAEYDIKPIDGLTATARVNHTGSQYADAANTKKLDSYTTLDLGMRYRMRLNEAQNEMIWRVGVDNVTNEKYWSGVEDLGTYIFQGEGRTLKVSMSYDF, encoded by the coding sequence ATGACCATGAACAGTACTGCTCCTTTGCATAAGACGTTGCTGGCGCTGGCGATCGGTGCCGTAACCCATACCGCGACGGCGGAAACCCAGCCCCCGGCGGCGACGGAAGATACGATAGTGGTCCAGGCGGCGGGTAGTGATTTTACCGCTGGCGGCGACCAGCTGGTTCCCGCGTACTTGGATGGACAGGTGGCGCACGGCGGGCGTCTGGGGATGCTCGGCGAGCAAAACGCAATGGACGTGCCGTTCAACGTCATCGGTTACACCGCGAAAGCGGTGCAGGATCAGCAGGCGAAAACCATCGCCGATGTGGTCAGCAACGACGCGGGCGTGCAGGCGGTGCAGGGCTACGGCAACTTCGCGGAAACCTACCGCATTCGCGGCTTTAAGCTCGATGGCGACGACATGACCATGGGCGGTCTGCCGGGCATCGTGCCGCGTCAGGTGGTGGATACGCAGATGCTGGAACGTGTGGAGATCTTCAAAGGTGCGAATGGTCTGCTGAACGGCGCGGCGGCCAGCGGCGTGGGCGGCATGATCAACCTTGAACCTAAGCACGCGGAAGACACGCCTGTCACCCGCGTTGGCGTGGATTACGCCAGCCAGGCGCAGATCGGCGGCTCGCTGGATCTGGGGCGTCGTTTTGGCGATGACAACCAGTTCGGGGCGCGGGTTAATCTGCTGCACAGGGAAGGCGAGGGGGCAGTGGATGACGATCACCGTCGCACCACGCTGGCCGCCATCGGGCTGGATTATCGCGGCGAGCGTCTGCGCACCTCGCTGGACGTGGGCTACCAGAAGAAAACCTTCCACGGCAGCAACGTTGGCATCAAAATCAGCAAGGTCGATTTCATTCCCGATCTGCCGGATCCTACGCACAACTACAGCCAGCAGTGGGGCTACAGCGACATCGAAAACGAATTCGGCATGGCGCGTGCCGAGTTTGATGTGACGGATGCCTGGACGGCGTACACGGCGTTCGGCGGCCAGCATGCCCATGAAACCGGGCTGTACAGCTCACCGGAGATCATCAATAAGCAGGGCGATGCGTGGATCGGCCGTCTGGATACCAACCGTATTTCCGACTCCTTCAGCGGCATGGCGGGTCTGCGCGGGCAGTTTGATACCGGCGTGGTGTCCCACAAGGTGAATGCCGGTTATTCGGCGCTGACCAAAAAAGACAACACCGCCTGGCGATCCACCGCCGAAGCGAACCGTCCGCTGATCAATATCTACGATACCGACAGCGTATCGCGTCCGGGTTATAACTCCGTGGGCGGTAACTATTTCGATCCGCTGACCACCAGCCGCAACCGCACCCAGGGCTGGCTGTTCAGCGATACCTTAGGCGTGCTGGATGACCGCCTGCAACTGACCGTCGCCGCCCGTCATCAGAAAGTGGTGGTGCGTAACTACAGCAACGCCACCGGCGCGGAAACCCTGACCGCGCGCTATACCGAAAGCCGCTGGATGCCAACCTATGGCGTGGTGTATAAGCCGTGGGAACAGGTATCGCTCTACGCTAACCATACTGAATCTTTACAGCCAGGCAGCAACGCGCCGAAAGACGCCGCCAACGCCTTTGAATCCGTCGGTATCATTCACGCGAAGCAAAACGAAGTGGGCGTAAAGGTCGACTATGGGCGTGTCGGCGGGACGCTGGCGCTGTTTGAAATCAAAAAGCCCTCCGCCATTCTGGACAGCGCCACAAAACGTTACGGGCTGGACGGCGAGCAGCGTAACCGTGGCGTGGAGCTGAACGTCTTCGGCGAGCCGGTACTTGGCCTGCGTCTGAACGGCAGCACCACCTGGATCGATCCGGAAATGACCCGCACCAAAGACGGCATCAACGACGGCAAAGACGCTATCGGCGTACCGAACTTCTTCATGGTGGTGGGCGCGGAGTATGACATCAAACCGATCGACGGCCTTACCGCCACCGCGCGCGTTAACCACACCGGTTCACAGTACGCCGACGCCGCCAACACCAAAAAGCTCGACAGCTACACCACCCTGGATCTCGGCATGCGTTACCGGATGCGCCTTAACGAGGCGCAGAACGAGATGATCTGGCGCGTGGGCGTGGATAACGTCACTAATGAGAAATACTGGTCCGGCGTGGAAGATCTCGGCACCTATATTTTCCAGGGCGAAGGACGCACGCTGAAAGTCTCTATGAGCTACGATTTCTGA
- the pheP gene encoding phenylalanine transporter, with product MKNASQVAPETGPTLQRGLKNRHIQLIALGGAIGTGLFLGIGPAIQMAGPAVLLGYALAGIIAFLIMRQLGEMVVEEPVSGSFSHFAYKYWGPFAGFLSGWNYWVMFVLVGMAELTAAGIYMQYWLPDVPTWVWAATFFILINAVNLVNVRLYGEMEFWFALIKVLAIIAMIGFGLWLLFSGSGGERAGIDNLWQHGGFLATGWHGLILSLAVIMFSFGGLELIGITAAEASSPETTIPKAVNQVVYRILLFYIGSLVVLLALYPWVDVKANSSPFVLIFHDMNSNIVASALNFIILVASLSVFNSGVYSNSRMLFGLSVQGNAPAFLTRVNKRGVPVNSLFLSAAITSLVILVNYLLPQEAFGLLMALVVATLLLNWLMICLAHLKFRAAMRRKGRDTQFKALFYPASNYLCIAFLVMILGLMCTMESMRTSAILLPVWILFLFVAFKVMRRPKA from the coding sequence GTGAAAAACGCGTCACAAGTCGCGCCGGAAACCGGGCCGACGCTGCAACGGGGCTTAAAAAACCGACATATTCAGCTTATCGCCCTCGGCGGCGCTATCGGTACCGGACTGTTTCTCGGCATTGGTCCGGCGATCCAGATGGCGGGCCCGGCGGTACTGCTCGGCTACGCGCTGGCCGGGATCATCGCTTTTTTGATCATGCGCCAGCTGGGTGAAATGGTGGTCGAAGAGCCGGTATCCGGATCTTTTTCCCATTTCGCCTATAAATACTGGGGCCCGTTCGCCGGCTTCCTCTCCGGCTGGAACTACTGGGTGATGTTCGTGCTGGTGGGCATGGCGGAACTCACCGCCGCGGGCATTTACATGCAGTACTGGCTGCCGGACGTCCCGACCTGGGTGTGGGCGGCGACCTTCTTCATTCTTATCAACGCCGTCAATCTGGTGAACGTGCGCCTGTACGGTGAGATGGAGTTCTGGTTTGCGCTGATCAAAGTGCTGGCGATTATTGCGATGATCGGCTTTGGCCTGTGGCTGCTGTTCTCCGGCAGCGGCGGCGAGCGTGCCGGTATCGACAACCTGTGGCAGCACGGCGGCTTTCTGGCCACCGGCTGGCACGGGCTGATCCTGTCGCTGGCGGTGATCATGTTCTCCTTTGGCGGGCTGGAGCTGATTGGCATTACGGCGGCGGAAGCCAGTTCCCCGGAAACCACCATCCCGAAAGCGGTGAACCAGGTGGTGTACCGCATTCTGCTGTTTTACATCGGCTCGCTGGTGGTGCTGTTAGCGCTCTATCCGTGGGTGGATGTGAAAGCCAACAGCAGCCCCTTTGTGTTGATTTTCCACGATATGAACAGCAATATCGTCGCCTCGGCGCTGAACTTCATCATTCTGGTGGCCTCGCTGTCGGTGTTTAACAGCGGCGTTTACTCCAACAGCCGTATGCTGTTCGGCCTGTCGGTGCAGGGCAACGCCCCGGCGTTTTTAACCCGCGTCAACAAACGCGGCGTGCCGGTGAACTCCCTGTTCCTGTCAGCGGCCATCACCTCGCTGGTGATCCTGGTGAACTATCTGCTGCCGCAGGAAGCCTTTGGTCTGCTGATGGCGCTGGTGGTTGCCACCCTGCTGCTCAACTGGCTGATGATCTGCCTCGCGCACCTCAAGTTCCGCGCCGCCATGCGCCGCAAGGGACGTGATACCCAGTTCAAAGCGCTGTTTTACCCGGCGAGCAACTACCTGTGCATCGCCTTCCTGGTGATGATCCTCGGCCTGATGTGCACCATGGAAAGTATGCGTACGTCTGCCATTCTGCTGCCGGTGTGGATCCTCTTCCTGTTTGTCGCCTTTAAGGTAATGCGCCGCCCTAAAGCGTGA
- a CDS encoding MFS transporter produces MVSTTESSGSNLAQHRLLVPRLSLMMFLQFFIWGSWSVTLGLVMTQHNMSLLIGDAFSAGPIASILSPFVLGMLVDRFFASQKVMAVMHLAGAVILWFVPQALVAENGALLIGLLFGYTLCYMPTLALTNNIAFHSLRNIDKTFPVVRVFGTIGWIVAGIFIGVTGIASSTSIFMVAAICSVALAIYSLTLPHTPAPAKGLPVKVRDLFCADAFALLKTRHFFVFSLCAMLISVPLGTYYAYTASYLADAGVADVSTAMSFGQMSEIFFMLVIPLLFRRLGVKYMLLIGMFAWFVRYAFFALGVSEEGRFLLYLGILLHGICYDFFFVVGFIYTDRVAGEKVKGQAQSMIVMFTYGIGMLLGSQISGALYNRLVAGQSVPQAWVTFWWIPAVAAAVIALIFMLSFKYDDKEQA; encoded by the coding sequence ATGGTGTCAACAACCGAAAGTAGCGGAAGCAATCTGGCGCAGCACCGGTTACTCGTACCGCGGCTGTCGCTGATGATGTTTTTACAGTTTTTTATCTGGGGAAGCTGGTCAGTGACCCTCGGTCTGGTGATGACGCAGCACAATATGTCGCTGCTGATTGGCGATGCTTTTTCCGCCGGTCCCATCGCCTCCATTCTCTCGCCCTTTGTGCTCGGCATGCTGGTGGATCGCTTTTTCGCTTCGCAAAAAGTAATGGCGGTGATGCACCTCGCAGGGGCGGTCATTCTCTGGTTTGTGCCGCAGGCGCTGGTGGCGGAAAACGGCGCGCTGCTGATTGGCCTGCTGTTTGGCTATACCCTGTGCTACATGCCGACGCTGGCGTTAACCAACAACATTGCCTTTCACAGCCTGCGCAACATCGATAAAACCTTCCCGGTGGTGCGCGTGTTCGGCACCATCGGCTGGATTGTGGCGGGGATCTTTATCGGCGTCACCGGTATCGCCTCCAGCACCAGCATCTTTATGGTGGCGGCCATCTGCTCGGTGGCGCTGGCGATTTACAGTCTGACGCTGCCGCACACGCCCGCGCCTGCCAAAGGGCTGCCGGTGAAGGTGCGCGATCTGTTCTGCGCCGATGCCTTTGCGCTGCTCAAAACCCGCCACTTCTTTGTCTTTTCGCTGTGCGCGATGCTCATTTCCGTGCCGCTGGGCACCTATTATGCCTATACCGCGTCTTATCTTGCCGACGCCGGTGTCGCGGACGTCAGCACCGCCATGTCCTTCGGGCAGATGTCCGAGATTTTCTTCATGCTGGTGATCCCGCTGCTGTTCCGCCGCCTGGGAGTGAAATACATGCTGCTGATCGGCATGTTCGCCTGGTTCGTGCGCTACGCCTTTTTTGCGCTGGGCGTCAGCGAAGAGGGGCGCTTCCTGCTCTATCTCGGCATCCTGCTGCACGGCATCTGCTATGACTTCTTCTTCGTGGTCGGCTTTATCTATACCGATCGCGTGGCGGGGGAAAAGGTGAAAGGCCAGGCGCAAAGCATGATCGTGATGTTCACTTATGGTATCGGCATGCTGCTCGGCTCGCAGATTTCCGGCGCACTCTATAACCGTCTGGTGGCCGGGCAAAGCGTGCCACAGGCATGGGTAACGTTCTGGTGGATCCCGGCGGTCGCCGCCGCGGTGATCGCGCTGATTTTCATGTTGTCATTTAAATACGACGATAAAGAACAGGCTTAA
- a CDS encoding sugar phosphate isomerase/epimerase family protein: protein MKTIKGPGIFLSQFIGSDAPFNTLDGLAAWAAERGYKALQIPCHHPTIFDVAQAAESQAYCDDIIARLAGHGLVISELSTHLEGQLIAVHPAYDAAFDGFAPPEVRGKPVARQAWAVEKLEQAARASQRLGLTAHATFSGALAWPYFYPWPPHNAQLLEEAFHELAARWRPIFDVFDRHGVNVCFEIHPGEDLHDGATFERFLELVDHHPRCNMLYDPSHLLLQHIDYLAFIDRYHARIKAFHVKDAEFRSNGRSGVYGGYQPWIDRAGRFRSPGDGQIDFGAIFSKLTQYGYDGWAVLEWECCLKTGDAGAREGSEFIRRHIIPVADRAFDDFAASASDRASVRRMLGLGDAL, encoded by the coding sequence ATGAAAACCATTAAGGGACCGGGTATTTTCCTGTCGCAGTTTATTGGCAGCGACGCGCCATTTAACACGCTGGACGGCCTCGCGGCCTGGGCGGCGGAACGCGGTTATAAAGCGCTGCAAATTCCCTGTCACCACCCGACGATTTTTGACGTCGCGCAGGCGGCGGAAAGCCAGGCCTACTGCGACGATATTATCGCAAGGCTGGCGGGCCACGGGCTGGTCATCAGCGAACTTTCCACCCATCTGGAAGGACAGCTGATCGCCGTGCATCCCGCGTACGATGCGGCCTTTGACGGTTTCGCCCCGCCGGAGGTGCGCGGCAAGCCCGTGGCGCGTCAGGCGTGGGCCGTGGAGAAGCTTGAGCAGGCGGCACGGGCGTCACAGCGGCTTGGTTTAACGGCGCACGCCACCTTTTCCGGCGCGCTGGCCTGGCCCTATTTCTATCCCTGGCCGCCGCACAACGCGCAACTGCTGGAGGAAGCCTTTCATGAACTGGCCGCCCGCTGGCGTCCGATCTTCGACGTTTTCGATCGCCACGGGGTTAACGTCTGCTTTGAGATCCATCCGGGGGAAGATCTGCACGACGGCGCGACCTTTGAGCGCTTTCTTGAGTTAGTGGATCATCACCCGCGCTGCAATATGCTCTACGATCCGAGCCATCTGCTGCTACAGCACATCGATTATCTGGCGTTTATCGATCGCTATCATGCGCGTATTAAAGCCTTTCACGTTAAGGATGCGGAGTTCCGCAGCAACGGGCGCAGCGGCGTCTACGGCGGCTATCAACCGTGGATCGACCGCGCCGGACGCTTTCGCTCGCCGGGCGACGGGCAGATCGACTTCGGGGCGATTTTCAGCAAGCTGACGCAGTACGGCTACGACGGCTGGGCGGTGCTGGAGTGGGAGTGCTGCCTGAAAACAGGCGATGCGGGTGCGCGGGAAGGCAGCGAGTTTATCCGCCGTCATATCATTCCGGTGGCGGATCGCGCCTTTGATGACTTCGCCGCCAGCGCGTCGGATCGCGCCAGCGTGCGCAGGATGCTGGGACTGGGAGACGCCTTATGA
- a CDS encoding Gfo/Idh/MocA family protein, whose protein sequence is MIRVGIIGSGFIGPAHIEALRRPGFVEVVALCDSSLAAAQEKAAALNVPHAYGTVADFLAHPGLDVVHNCTPNHLHADINRQILRAGKHVFSEKPLCMTPEEARELVALAQAAGVVHGVSFVYRQFAMVQQAASMQRHGQTGRLFSVYGSYLQDWMLLETDYNWRVDAAKGGLSRAVADIGSHWCDTVQFVTGRRITEVMADLAIVWPTRKARTDGGATFSQGDEAAQYEDKPVTTEDGGAVLLRFDDGSKGCFSVSQVSAGRKNRLSFELNGSACSLAWDQEVPQQLWIGHRNQPNQILTDDPGLMARDAAASAHFPGGHIEGWPDAFKNMMLHFYEAVRAGKMPDAGTAAFATFEDGANVMFIIDAIIKSHQQQRWIRVAS, encoded by the coding sequence ATGATCAGGGTCGGTATCATCGGCAGCGGTTTTATCGGCCCGGCGCATATCGAAGCCCTGCGCCGTCCGGGCTTCGTTGAGGTGGTGGCGCTGTGCGACAGCTCGCTGGCGGCCGCGCAGGAGAAAGCGGCGGCGCTGAACGTGCCGCATGCCTACGGCACGGTGGCGGATTTTCTGGCGCATCCGGGGCTGGACGTGGTGCACAACTGCACGCCCAATCATCTTCATGCGGACATTAACCGGCAGATCCTGCGCGCCGGGAAGCATGTCTTTTCCGAAAAACCGCTCTGCATGACGCCGGAGGAAGCGCGTGAACTGGTGGCGCTGGCACAGGCGGCGGGCGTAGTGCATGGCGTCAGCTTCGTTTACCGCCAGTTTGCGATGGTGCAGCAGGCGGCGAGTATGCAGCGCCACGGGCAGACGGGGCGGCTGTTCTCGGTGTACGGCAGCTATTTGCAGGACTGGATGCTGCTGGAAACCGACTATAACTGGCGGGTGGACGCGGCGAAGGGCGGCCTCTCCCGCGCGGTGGCGGATATTGGTTCCCACTGGTGCGACACGGTGCAGTTTGTCACCGGGCGGCGCATCACCGAAGTGATGGCGGATCTGGCGATCGTCTGGCCGACGCGCAAAGCACGCACCGACGGCGGGGCGACCTTCAGCCAGGGGGATGAGGCCGCGCAGTATGAGGATAAACCGGTCACCACCGAGGACGGTGGCGCGGTGCTGCTGCGTTTTGACGACGGCAGCAAAGGTTGTTTCAGCGTCTCGCAGGTCAGCGCCGGACGCAAAAATCGCCTCAGCTTTGAGCTGAACGGCAGCGCCTGCTCACTGGCCTGGGATCAGGAAGTGCCGCAGCAGCTGTGGATCGGCCATCGTAACCAGCCTAATCAGATCCTGACTGACGATCCGGGACTGATGGCGCGGGACGCCGCCGCCAGCGCCCATTTTCCCGGCGGGCATATCGAAGGCTGGCCGGACGCCTTTAAAAATATGATGCTGCACTTTTATGAGGCGGTGCGCGCCGGAAAAATGCCCGATGCCGGAACGGCGGCTTTCGCCACCTTTGAGGATGGCGCGAACGTGATGTTTATCATTGATGCGATTATAAAAAGCCACCAGCAGCAGCGCTGGATCCGCGTGGCATCCTGA
- a CDS encoding LacI family DNA-binding transcriptional regulator, translating into MSIQKIARLAGVSVATVSRVLNNSDSVKAKNRERVLAAIQESNYQPNLLARQLRTARSYMILVLVSNIANPFCAEVVKGIEEEAEKNGYRILLCNSGSDVARSTSALKLLSGKIVDGIITMDAFSKLPELTAMIGQAPWVQCAEYADSGNVSCVGINDVDAAQHVIGKLVAGGRQRIALINHDLSYKYARLRERGYKTGLHQARLDYNAVEYASELSFRAGVAAMEKLLQADVRPDAVFAVSDTLAAGAMLAIANAGLKTPEDIAVVGFDGTALAEMVSPPLSTVEQPSQDIGRTAVGLLLNKIDNPDAPAQRVMMDWHYISRLSA; encoded by the coding sequence ATGTCAATTCAGAAAATCGCCCGGCTGGCGGGCGTTTCCGTCGCCACGGTGTCGCGCGTGCTCAACAACAGCGACTCCGTGAAAGCGAAAAACCGCGAACGGGTGCTGGCGGCTATTCAGGAAAGCAATTATCAGCCTAACCTGCTGGCCCGCCAGCTGCGCACCGCGCGCAGCTATATGATCCTCGTGCTGGTTTCCAATATCGCCAACCCCTTTTGCGCGGAAGTGGTGAAGGGCATTGAAGAAGAAGCCGAGAAAAACGGCTACCGCATTCTGCTGTGTAATTCCGGCTCTGACGTGGCGCGTTCCACCTCGGCGCTGAAATTGCTCTCCGGCAAAATCGTTGACGGCATAATCACCATGGACGCCTTCAGCAAATTGCCGGAACTGACCGCCATGATTGGCCAGGCCCCCTGGGTGCAGTGCGCCGAATACGCCGATTCCGGGAATGTCTCCTGCGTCGGCATTAACGACGTTGACGCCGCCCAGCACGTGATCGGGAAACTGGTGGCCGGTGGTCGCCAGCGCATTGCGCTGATCAACCACGATCTCAGCTATAAATATGCCCGGCTGCGCGAGCGCGGCTATAAAACCGGACTGCATCAGGCCAGGCTGGACTATAACGCCGTGGAATATGCCAGCGAACTGAGCTTCCGCGCGGGCGTTGCGGCGATGGAAAAACTGTTGCAGGCCGACGTGCGCCCGGACGCGGTCTTTGCGGTATCGGATACTCTGGCGGCAGGGGCGATGCTGGCAATTGCTAACGCCGGACTGAAAACGCCGGAAGATATCGCGGTCGTCGGCTTTGACGGCACAGCCCTGGCGGAGATGGTTTCGCCGCCGCTCAGCACCGTTGAGCAGCCTTCTCAGGACATTGGCCGCACCGCGGTCGGGTTACTGCTGAATAAAATTGATAACCCGGACGCGCCCGCCCAGCGGGTGATGATGGACTGGCACTATATTTCTCGCCTGAGCGCGTAG
- a CDS encoding DMT family transporter produces MIAACGWIFSREAIAGMPVFAFLALRFCGGALVLLPFCRGQRIARTQLKPVIISGLWMALNLCLWIWSVSVTPSLGEGAFIMSLSMLFVPLVAWGMMGVRPARAYWECLPLAIIGLALLSLHVPITFNASQGWFLLTAFVQSISFCYTSRVARDVPLIPLTTAQLAITGLSALLISALFEPWTQGISLSTFGWLIASIFIATALRFGLQLQGQKHAAVASAAIIMVLEPLLTVIAASVWYGERLPLQKIIGGVLILVAQIWFRWRMVKRLPA; encoded by the coding sequence ATGATCGCCGCCTGCGGCTGGATCTTCTCCCGTGAAGCCATTGCCGGGATGCCGGTATTCGCTTTCCTTGCGCTGCGTTTTTGCGGCGGTGCGCTGGTGCTGCTGCCGTTCTGCCGCGGCCAGCGCATTGCCCGTACCCAGCTGAAGCCGGTGATCATCAGCGGTTTATGGATGGCGCTCAACCTGTGCCTGTGGATCTGGTCAGTGTCGGTGACGCCATCGCTGGGGGAGGGGGCGTTTATTATGAGCCTCTCCATGCTGTTCGTGCCGCTGGTGGCCTGGGGTATGATGGGCGTGCGCCCGGCGCGGGCCTACTGGGAGTGCCTGCCGCTGGCGATTATCGGGCTGGCGCTGTTAAGCCTGCACGTGCCCATCACCTTTAACGCCAGCCAGGGCTGGTTTTTACTCACCGCCTTTGTGCAGTCGATCTCCTTTTGCTACACCAGTCGCGTCGCCCGCGACGTGCCGCTGATCCCGCTCACCACCGCGCAGCTGGCCATCACCGGCCTGAGCGCGCTGTTGATCTCCGCGTTGTTTGAGCCCTGGACGCAGGGTATCAGCCTCAGCACCTTTGGCTGGCTAATCGCCAGTATTTTCATCGCCACTGCGCTGCGCTTTGGCCTGCAATTGCAGGGGCAAAAACACGCCGCCGTCGCCAGCGCCGCCATCATTATGGTGCTGGAGCCGCTGCTGACGGTGATCGCCGCCTCGGTGTGGTACGGCGAACGGCTGCCGCTGCAGAAGATCATCGGCGGCGTGCTGATCCTCGTGGCGCAAATCTGGTTCCGCTGGCGGATGGTGAAACGGCTGCCTGCGTAG
- a CDS encoding MFS transporter, translating to MHTSAVSPGRAALIVLLTGQMLPLIDTSITNVALDSITGSLHTSATQLELIVALYGVAFAVCLAMGSKLGDNLGRRRVFMWGVAAFGLASLLCGMANSVGALLAARTLQGMGAALIVPQILATLHVTLSGSARAKAISLYGGIGGIAFIIGQMGGGWLVSADIAGLGWRNAFFINVPICLLVLAMTPRYVPETRSDAPSRIDWRGTLLLALILCCLLFPLALGPELHWPWPTTAALLAVIPLALWMRSDAARQQQRGLQPLLPPRLLKLASIRFGILIALLFFSAWSGFMFCMALTMQAGMGMAPWQSGNSFIALGVAYFVSACYAPRLIARHATSTILLTGIAIQVLGLLALIATLTASGRVVGALALAPSTALIGYGQALIVNSFYRIGMRDIAARDAGAGSAILSTLQQATLGLGPAVLGSLFLHLLARSQGNYSSALSGFLAVEVVMMLALATAAVCGRQHLMPVCTDKQ from the coding sequence ATGCATACCTCTGCTGTTTCGCCGGGTCGGGCGGCGCTGATCGTCCTGCTGACCGGACAAATGTTACCGCTGATCGACACCTCTATTACCAATGTGGCCCTTGATTCCATTACCGGCTCGCTGCATACCAGCGCCACCCAGCTGGAGCTGATCGTCGCGCTGTACGGCGTGGCCTTTGCGGTCTGTCTGGCGATGGGCAGTAAGCTCGGCGACAATCTTGGTCGTCGCCGGGTATTTATGTGGGGCGTGGCGGCTTTTGGCCTCGCCTCGCTGCTGTGCGGCATGGCGAACTCGGTTGGCGCGCTGCTGGCTGCCCGCACGTTGCAGGGCATGGGCGCGGCGCTGATCGTGCCGCAAATTCTCGCTACCCTGCACGTTACGCTGTCGGGCAGCGCGCGGGCGAAAGCCATCAGCCTGTACGGCGGCATTGGCGGCATCGCCTTTATCATCGGGCAGATGGGCGGCGGCTGGCTGGTGTCGGCGGATATCGCCGGGCTGGGCTGGCGTAATGCCTTTTTCATTAACGTGCCGATCTGTCTGCTGGTACTGGCGATGACGCCTCGTTACGTGCCGGAAACCCGCAGCGATGCGCCGTCACGTATCGACTGGCGCGGCACGCTGCTGCTGGCGCTGATCCTCTGTTGTCTGCTGTTCCCGCTGGCCCTCGGCCCGGAACTGCACTGGCCGTGGCCGACAACGGCGGCGCTGCTGGCGGTGATCCCGCTGGCGCTGTGGATGCGCAGCGATGCCGCGCGCCAGCAACAGCGTGGCCTGCAACCGTTGCTGCCGCCACGCCTGCTGAAGCTCGCCAGCATCCGTTTCGGTATTCTTATCGCCCTGCTGTTTTTCAGCGCCTGGTCCGGCTTTATGTTCTGTATGGCGCTGACGATGCAGGCGGGCATGGGCATGGCGCCGTGGCAGTCGGGAAACAGTTTTATCGCGCTCGGCGTCGCCTATTTTGTTTCCGCCTGCTATGCCCCCAGACTGATTGCCCGCCACGCCACCAGCACCATTTTGCTGACCGGCATCGCCATTCAGGTGCTCGGCCTGCTGGCGCTGATCGCCACGCTGACCGCCTCCGGCCGGGTGGTGGGCGCGCTGGCGCTGGCCCCGTCCACGGCGCTGATTGGCTACGGACAGGCGTTAATTGTGAACAGCTTTTATCGTATCGGGATGCGGGATATCGCCGCCCGTGATGCCGGAGCGGGCAGCGCCATTCTCAGCACGCTGCAACAGGCGACGCTCGGCCTTGGCCCGGCGGTGTTAGGGAGTCTGTTCCTGCATCTGCTGGCGCGCAGCCAGGGAAATTATTCGTCGGCGCTGAGCGGCTTTCTCGCCGTGGAAGTGGTGATGATGCTGGCGCTGGCGACGGCAGCGGTCTGCGGTCGTCAGCACCTGATGCCGGTCTGCACCGACAAACAGTAA